A genomic region of candidate division KSB1 bacterium contains the following coding sequences:
- a CDS encoding nitroreductase family protein: MDAYEAIVTRRSVRAFTSLPVSPELVRKLLVAAMSAPSAGNQQPWHFVVVRARGTLEALAELLPHGKMLVHAPLAVVVCADLRLEVHPGYWVQDCSAATENLLLAAHALGLGGVWVGVYPRAERVAGVRELFGLPDEVAPLCIVALGYPAEPIGGKERYKEGRVHYERW, from the coding sequence ATGGACGCATACGAGGCGATAGTGACCAGACGGAGTGTGCGCGCCTTTACTTCCCTTCCGGTTTCCCCTGAACTGGTCAGAAAGCTGTTGGTTGCGGCCATGTCTGCCCCCTCTGCTGGCAACCAGCAGCCTTGGCACTTTGTCGTCGTGCGGGCGCGGGGCACGCTCGAGGCGCTTGCCGAGCTCTTGCCGCATGGCAAGATGCTCGTCCATGCGCCACTGGCGGTCGTCGTCTGTGCAGACCTCCGCCTTGAGGTACACCCCGGCTACTGGGTGCAGGACTGCTCTGCGGCCACAGAGAATTTGCTCCTGGCCGCTCACGCCTTAGGACTTGGTGGCGTGTGGGTTGGCGTCTACCCGCGCGCAGAGCGCGTGGCTGGGGTGCGGGAGCTGTTCGGCTTGCCCGACGAGGTCGCCCCCTTGTGCATCGTCGCCCTCGGCTACCCGGCCGAGCCGATTGGCGGCAAAGAGAGGTACAAAGAAGGGCGTGTCCATTACGAGCGCTGGTAG